The proteins below are encoded in one region of Streptomyces sp. NBC_00490:
- a CDS encoding RNA-binding protein: protein MLEEALEHLVKGIVDNPDDVQVASRDLRRGRVLEVRVHPDDLGKVIGRNGRTARALRTVVGAIGGRGVRVDLVDVDHVR, encoded by the coding sequence ATGCTCGAGGAGGCTCTCGAGCACCTCGTGAAGGGCATCGTCGACAACCCTGACGATGTGCAGGTCGCCTCACGCGACCTGCGTCGTGGGCGAGTGCTGGAGGTCCGGGTCCACCCCGACGACCTCGGCAAGGTGATCGGTCGCAACGGCCGCACCGCACGCGCTCTGCGTACCGTCGTGGGCGCCATCGGCGGCCGTGGTGTCCGCGTCGACCTTGTCGACGTCGACCACGTCCGCTGA
- the rimM gene encoding ribosome maturation factor RimM (Essential for efficient processing of 16S rRNA): MQLVVARIGRAHGIKGEVTVEVRTDEPELRLGPGAVLLTDPASTGPLTIETGRVHSGRLLLRFEGVKDRSGAEALRNTLLIAEVDPEELPEEEDEYYDHQLMDLDVVTKDGLEVGRITEISHLPSQDLFIVERPDGSEVMIPFVESIVTEIDLEEQRAVIDPPPGLIDDQAEIASSKEDSA, from the coding sequence GTGCAGCTGGTAGTCGCTCGCATCGGCCGTGCCCACGGCATCAAGGGCGAGGTCACCGTGGAGGTCCGCACCGACGAGCCGGAGCTCAGGCTCGGGCCCGGCGCCGTACTGCTCACGGACCCCGCCTCCACCGGCCCCCTCACCATCGAGACCGGCCGCGTCCACAGCGGACGCCTCCTTCTGCGCTTCGAGGGCGTGAAGGACCGCTCCGGCGCGGAGGCCCTCCGCAACACCCTCCTGATCGCCGAGGTGGACCCGGAGGAGCTGCCCGAGGAGGAGGACGAGTACTACGACCACCAGCTGATGGACCTGGACGTGGTCACCAAGGACGGGCTGGAGGTCGGCCGGATCACCGAGATCTCGCACCTGCCCTCCCAGGACCTGTTCATCGTCGAGCGGCCCGACGGCAGTGAGGTGATGATCCCCTTCGTGGAGTCGATCGTCACCGAGATCGACCTCGAGGAGCAGCGGGCGGTGATCGACCCGCCGCCCGGGCTGATCGACGACCAGGCCGAGATCGCGTCGTCCAAGGAAGACAGCGCATGA
- the trmD gene encoding tRNA (guanosine(37)-N1)-methyltransferase TrmD: MRLDVVTIFPEYLEPLNVSLVGKARARGQLNVHVHDLRDWTYDRHNTVDDTPYGGGPGMVMKTDPWGDALDSVLADGYDTGSHAPALIVPTPSGRPFTQELAVELSERPWLVFTPARYEGIDRRVIDEYATRMPVYEVSIGDYVLAGGEAAVLVVTEAVARLLPGVLGNAESHRDDSFAPGAMANLLEGPVYTKPPRWRGREIPETLLSGHHGKIARWRRDEALKRTSANRPDLIERCEPKAFDKKDREMLSILGWAPDPAGEPYGRFWRRVDDVEQ, translated from the coding sequence ATGAGGCTCGACGTCGTCACGATCTTCCCCGAGTACCTCGAACCGCTGAACGTCTCCCTCGTCGGCAAGGCACGCGCGCGTGGACAGCTGAACGTCCACGTCCACGACCTGCGCGACTGGACGTACGACCGCCACAACACCGTCGACGACACCCCCTACGGCGGCGGCCCCGGCATGGTCATGAAGACCGACCCGTGGGGAGACGCGCTGGACTCCGTGCTGGCCGACGGCTATGACACGGGCTCCCACGCGCCCGCGCTCATCGTCCCCACGCCCAGCGGCCGTCCCTTCACCCAGGAACTCGCCGTGGAGCTCTCCGAGCGGCCCTGGCTGGTCTTCACGCCCGCCCGCTACGAGGGCATCGACCGCCGCGTCATCGACGAGTACGCCACCCGGATGCCCGTCTACGAGGTCTCCATCGGCGACTACGTCCTCGCCGGCGGCGAGGCGGCCGTCCTCGTCGTCACGGAGGCCGTGGCCCGGCTGCTGCCCGGTGTCCTGGGCAACGCCGAGTCCCACCGGGACGACTCCTTCGCGCCCGGGGCCATGGCGAACCTCCTGGAGGGCCCCGTCTACACCAAGCCGCCCCGCTGGCGCGGCCGGGAGATCCCGGAGACGCTGCTCAGCGGCCACCACGGCAAGATCGCCCGCTGGCGGCGCGACGAGGCGCTCAAGCGCACCTCGGCCAACCGGCCCGACCTCATCGAGCGCTGTGAGCCCAAGGCCTTCGACAAGAAGGACCGCGAGATGCTCTCCATCCTGGGCTGGGCGCCCGATCCGGCAGGGGAGCCGTACGGCCGATTTTGGCGTCGGGTCGACGACGTGGAACAATAG
- the rpsP gene encoding 30S ribosomal protein S16 — MAVKIKLKRLGKIRSPHYRIVIADSRTRRDGRAIEEIGLYHPVQNPSRIEVDSERAQYWLGVGAQPTEPVLAILKLTGDWQKFKGLPAPAPLLVAEPKATRPVFDALGGDDEGKGEAITQKKKAEKKDEAAAESESTEA, encoded by the coding sequence GTGGCAGTCAAGATCAAGCTGAAGCGTCTGGGCAAGATCCGTTCGCCTCACTACCGCATCGTCATCGCCGACTCCCGCACCCGTCGTGACGGCCGTGCGATCGAGGAGATCGGCCTGTACCACCCGGTGCAGAACCCCTCGCGCATCGAGGTCGACTCGGAGCGCGCGCAGTACTGGCTGGGTGTCGGCGCGCAGCCGACCGAGCCCGTCCTCGCCATCCTGAAGCTGACCGGCGACTGGCAGAAGTTCAAGGGCCTGCCCGCCCCGGCTCCGCTGCTCGTGGCCGAGCCGAAGGCCACGCGCCCGGTGTTCGACGCTCTCGGTGGCGACGACGAGGGCAAGGGTGAGGCCATCACCCAGAAGAAGAAGGCTGAGAAGAAGGACGAGGCTGCCGCCGAGTCCGAGTCGACCGAGGCCTGA